In Lineus longissimus chromosome 13, tnLinLong1.2, whole genome shotgun sequence, one genomic interval encodes:
- the LOC135498178 gene encoding uncharacterized protein LOC135498178: MDRLKLHHKDSNEYKPLEKVDDALGEEQTNGKQEGQKVKKKGLTLLTGSIYILGELTGIGVLAMPKAVVDMGIIGVPLLAFLCVIATYTAVTLAQCWNIVEERYSLRHHVHDPYPTIGFHTFGKAGRYLVSVTNGVSLVGVSLVLIILGGEILQTLFKDTNINTYICLWMLIFSAVVLPLSWLGTPKDMGSVAVGSGISTLIACILLLVSMGLTILKAPSPPKYNPVYIGPFMMAFGKVTYTYSGHMGLPTIHIDMENRKTFYKTVIVSFSLTSLAYLPVALMGYLVFGNIADDNIITTINNLDHGTPLIIVVQILLMVHLLTATVINLNPVFQESEKFLKIENAFGIKRVAFRSVFVAIAVFIAETIPRFGNILSLVGGSTMTLLVFVLPLIFYEKLVRMKGDWHERSISLHRRVLNYEIIAVAVVAGAAATYSAALATFSPDTWVQPCYVNITASETR; the protein is encoded by the exons ATGGATAGATTAAAACTGCACCACAAAGATTCAAACGAATACAAACCTTTGGAAAAAGTAGATGATGCTTTGGGTGAAGAACAAACTAATGGAAAGCAGGAAGGACAGAAAGTAAAGAAAAAAGGACTGACGCTGCTAACTGGGAGTATTTATATTCTCGGTGAGCTCACTGGGATCGGAGTGTTGGCGATGCCAAAGGCTGTCGTTGACATGG GCATAATCGGCGTCCCCCTACTTGCATTTCTCTGTGTCATTGCTACCTACACGGCAGTTACTTTAGCCCAGTGTTGGAACATAGTTGAGGAACGGTATAGCCTTCGCCACCATGTCCACGATCCTTACCCTACCATTGGGTTCCACACTTTTGGAAAGGCTGGCAG GTACTTAGTGTCCGTGACCAATGGCGTATCTCTCGTTGGAGTTTCGCTCGTTCTTATCATCCTTGGTGGTGAAATTCTTCAGACTTTGTTCAAAGATACCAACATCAATACATACATTTGCTTGTGGATGCTGATATTCTCCGCTGTGGTTTTGCCCCTCTCTTGGTTGGGGACACCAAAAGACATGGG CTCTGTAGCTGTAGGCTCGGGCATCAGTACCCTCATAGCCTGTATCCTGCTTCTAGTCAGCATGGGCCTCACTATTCTAAAGGCGCCAAGTCCACCGAAATATAACCCAGTCTACATCGGACCCTTCATGATGGCCTTTGGAAAGGTGACCTATACTTACTCTGGCCACATGGGCCTACCGACCATACATATCGATATGGAGAATAGAAAGACGTTCTACAAGACTGTTATTGTTTCTTTTTCTC TGACATCCCTGGCCTATCTGCCTGTTGCACTCATGGGCTACCTCGTGTTTGGTAACATTGCAGATGACAATATCATCACAACAATAAATAACTTGGATCATGGGACTCCCCTAATCATCGTTGTCCAAATTTTGCTGATGGTACACCTACTCACTGCCACTGTTATTAACCTTAACCCAGTATTTCAAGAATCGGAAAAGTTTCTAAAAATAGAGAATG CTTTTGGAATCAAGCGAGTCGCCTTCCGCTCTGTTTTTGTGGCCATAGCCGTCTTCATCGCCGAAACAATACCAAGATTTGGCAACATTCTTTCTCTAGTCGGCGGGTCGACCATGACACTGTTGGTCTTTGTACTCCCCCTCATTTTCTACGAGAAGTTGGTGAGAATGAAGGGGGATTGGCATGAGCG gagcATTTCCCTGCATCGGCGAGTACTTAATTACGAGATCATCGCCGTGGCAGTAGTAGCAGGGGCGGCTGCAACATATAGTGCAGCGTTAGCCACCTTTTCACCAGACACTTGGGTGCAGCCTTGCTATGTCAATATCACTGCGTCAGAAACCCGTTAA
- the LOC135497861 gene encoding dapdiamide synthesis protein DdaC-like has protein sequence MLSGFGHRICAKKPVRFSTMLSGFGHRIWAKTGGKVRNFVKLAERPKSLLTSNNTTHMYPKYVEGYSDDFPHRIDVSGVEKQQLESYSREVRPKLDALLLEYGAVLFRGLPLDTAGDFSKFFLGLGHRPMDYIGGVSLRSKIAPGIVDTGSQLEQKGFFIEPHCEMAYFSNFPHMFCLFAEVPPSPGTGGENGITDMRKVLRQLDPEVVEKFTRLGVRYHRFLPDRTNPNAPHHYSYWQVSLLSETRKEAEQKLEETGHTPDLYKWDEEGSLYFWSTLPAIRPHHRTGEMMWFNQIDLMHWTYFLNQPDVYSVLKDEDPKRYPFTTFYGDGTDIELDVMEHIRATIMRCTRAEQLRRGDVMVLDNMSAAHSKFGFTGERVMRVALAKFAAQK, from the exons ATGTTGTCAGGCTTCGGTCACCGAATTTGCGCAAAAAAACCGGTTAGATTTTCCACCATGTTGTCAGGCTTCGGTCACCGAATTTGGGCAAAAACTGGAGGCAAAGTCCGTAATTTCGTAAAGTTAGCCGAAAGGCCGAAGAGTCTGCTGACTTCCAACAACACAACGCATATGTACCCAAAGTACGTGGAGGGATATTCCGACGACTTCCCCCACAGGATCGACGTCTCAGGTGTGGAGAAGCAGCAGCTTGAGTCCTACTCTCGGGAAGTCCGACCAAAATTGGACGCACTACTCCTGGAATACGGGGCAGTCCTCTTCAGGGGCCTGCCACTGGATACGGCTGGTGATTTTTCCAAGTTTTTCCTAGGCCTTGGACACAGGCCCATGGATTACATTGGCGGCGTCTCTCTGCGATCTAAGATTGCACCTGGTATTGTCGACACAGGGAGTCAGCTGGAACAAAAGGGATTTTTCATCGAACCTCATTGTGAGATGGCTTACTTCAGTAATTTTCCACACATG TTCTGTCTTTTCGCGGAAGTTCCACCATCTCCCGGAACTGGTGGAGAAAATGGCATCACAGACATGCGAAAAGTACTCAGGCAACTCGATCCAGAGGTAGTGGAGAAATTCACCAGGTTGGGTGTCCGGTATCATCGGTTCCTCCCAGATAGGACAAATCCGAATGCACCGCACCACTACAGCTATTGGCAAGTG TCCTTGCTGAGTGAGACTAGGAAAGAAGCAGAGCAAAAACTCGAAGAGACTGGTCACACGCCTGACCTGTATAAGTGGGATGAGGAGGGATCCCTCTATTTCTGGTCCACCCTTCCAGCGATTAGACCCCATCATAGAACAG gagaaatgatgtGGTTTAACCAAATAGACCTCATGCActggacctactttttgaatCAGCCCGATGTCTACAGCGTCCTAAAGGATGAAGACCCAAAGAGATACCCCTTCACAACTTTCTACGGAGACGGAACAGATATAGAGTTAGATGTAATGGAGCATATTCGCGCCACGATTATGAGATGCACGAGAGCCGAGCAACTGAGGCGGGGTGATGTCATGGTGCTGGACAATATGAGCGCCGCCCATAGCAAGTTCGGCTTTACGGGAGAGAGGGTGATGAGGGTAGCTTTGGCAAAATTCGCTGCACAGAAGTGA